In Nicotiana tabacum cultivar K326 chromosome 17, ASM71507v2, whole genome shotgun sequence, one DNA window encodes the following:
- the LOC107761040 gene encoding large ribosomal subunit protein uL5c — protein MAASSPLLLHSSASSFHSEFPAHSIRLPAVNAKVLALPNKLTVKASSGIVLVDKSEAEKVNRLKTNYLEKIVPMLKDEFNYTNIHQVPKIEKIVVNCGIGDAAQNSKGLDAAMNDLALITGQRPVKTRAKNAIATFKIREGQPLGIAVTLRGNVMFSFLDRLINLGLPRTRDFQGVNPNSFDGHGNYSIGFREQSVFPELSYDALGKPRGMDVCITTTAETDKEAHRLLALMGMPFREGAVGQTNVMRKKKLRAHHFDSKAKQRSRR, from the exons ATGGCGGCATCTTCTCCTCTGCTTTTGCACTCCTCGGCCTCCTCTTTCCACAGCGAATTTCCGGCCCATTCCATTCGATTACCGGCCGTAAATGCCAAGGTTTTAGCCCTGCCCAATAAATTGACAGTGAAAGCCTCATCAGGGATAGTATTGGTGGATAAAAGTGAAGCTGAAAAGGTTAATCGCCTGAAAACAAATTACCTCGAAAAGATTGTTCCCATGTTGAAGGACGAATTCAATTACACCAATATTCACCAG GTTCCGAAGATTGAAAAGATTGTGGTAAATTGTGGTATTGGAGATGCTGCACAAAATTCAAAGGGTTTGGATGCCGCAATGAATGATTTGGCACTAATTACTGGGCAAAGGCCAGTGAAGACGAGGGCTAAGAATGCTATTGCTACTTTCAAAATTAGAGAAGGTCAACCGCTTGGAATCGCTGTTACACTTCGAGGAAAT gtgatgttttctttccttgacCGGTTAATTAATCTTGGGCTTCCTCGAACGAGGGACTTTCAAGGTGTAAACCCCAATAGCTTTGATGGTCATGGAAATTATAGCATTGGCTTTCGTGAACAGAGTGTCTTCCCAGAGCTAAGTTATGATGCTCTTGGTAAGCCAAGAGGAATGGATGTTTGCATAACAACAACAGCTGAGACAGATAAAGAGGCACATAGATTACTGGCCCTCATGGGTATGCCATTTAGAGAAGGTGCTGTTGGGCAGACAAATGTTATGCGAAAGAAAAAGCTTAGAGCTCACCATTTTGACTCAAAGGCAAAGCAAAGGTCTAGGAGATGA
- the LOC107761039 gene encoding zinc finger CCCH domain-containing protein 41, with protein sequence MELKVSSPKPVFSTSDCNSDPEEKEISEDDDDDRNHKHRRKDTRSQSTETEALEPALRRPFRKRNKPFENGHLYQEGDSHSSDTRFEKRRGMGSFSRTPSDSYQMMRLNQSMSGHAGPGRVRGRESGAWGPCESRFCTIDVASQFVPQGPINPLLYTGMGPQNVSSGQGAPWNAFGIVPGIPNGGLDTLHTLGLQGTLRTSLNPAMSMGIPRQRCRDFEERGFCLRGDMCPLEHGVNRIVVEDVQSLSKFNLPVSLPGAHMLGPVTAQGSLPAIGPSSSLANKALHNKSINPPVIDNGLGLTDTFGGGSVAGGADFYDPDQPLWSNDHPENSAALLDVNRSKIDDAGTMLDADSSDQDQVALCDGFKLKRLNRDAGAASGSQSIQGVNRHGKQTNVDTIDPQMMESSSEPQSSSGRNMRKPSQKALRTLFVSGIPQKDNKPEALLSHFQKFGEVIDIYIPMNGERAFVQFSKREEAEAALKAPDAVMGNRFIKLFWANRDRIMDNGASGSSNFPLAPRGGTRSTVPPHLLVPHKRKDNLQTVARKTAEHGTVAPLATSDLPKPVAQNGLKTTPPLKKKLETLELLKEEMRKKQEMLEQKRNEFRRKLDKLEKQAVGVKDEAAPDQAMNKPKGGGTVSNSGKVENSIPVEPSNTVSSPPSEATPDSSRSTENAEPNCSKSSSTVATHDASNLKQSIRPLAPVGAPFILNRYKLDNRPTAFKLLPPLPSALANVDVLKEHFSTFGDPPSVELEDLEPQDCNNGTEVQNTSAKISFRSRRSAERAFQNGKSWQGQILHLMWVQSSNPAKDVGVGENVTPASKQPSDANGQSNAKIGVADLPEGSVAGNHEPDNQGRREDE encoded by the exons ATGGAGCTTAAAGTTTCATCTCCAAAGCCGGTATTTTCAACTTCTGATTGCAATAGTGATCCCGAGGAGAAAGAAATTAGTGAAGACGATGACGATGATCGTAATCATAAACATCGTAGAAAGGATACACGTTCACAATCTACAGAGACAGAGGCTCTTGAACCAGCTTTAAGGAGACCATTCAGGAAACGGAACAAGCCGTTTGAAAATGGACATCTTTACCAGGAAGGGGATTCTCACTCGAGTGATACTAGGTTTGAGAAAAGACGAGGAATGGGTTCTTTTTCCAGGACACCTTCAGATTCATATCAGATGATGAGGCTAAATCAGTCCATGTCTGGTCATGCTGGTCCTGGTAGGGTTCGAGGAAGAGAATCTGGTGCTTGGGGTCCGTGTGAATCTAGGTTCTGCACTATTGATGTTGCGTCTCAATTTGTTCCACAAGGCCCTATTAATCCTCTTCTTTATACTGGAATGGGGCCGCAAAATGTTTCCAGTGGACAGGGTGCGCCTTGGAATGCGTTTGGAATAGTTCCAGGAATTCCCAATGGTGGTCTTGATACACTTCATACCCTTGGTTTACAGGGAACGCTTAGAACGTCCTTGAACCCTGCCATGAGTATGGGCATTCCAAGGCAAAGGTGTAGAGACTTTGAGGAGCGTGGTTTTTGCCTAAGAGGAGATATGTGCCCTCTGGAGCATGGAGTAAATCGCATCGTTGTTGAAGATGTTCAG AGCCTTTCTAAGTTTAATCTTCCTGTTTCACTTCCCGGTGCTCATATGCTGGGACCAGTTACTGCACAAGGATCTTTACCTGCAATAGGCCCCTCAAGCTCATTGGCTAATAAAGCTTTACATAACAAAAGTATCAACCCTCCAGTGATTGACAATGGATTAGGTTTGACTGATACTTTTGGTGGTGGTTCTGTGGCTGGGGGAGCTGATTTCTATGATCCTGATCAGCCTTTATGGTCAAATGATCATCCTGAAAATTCAGCAGCACTCTTGGATGTAAATCGGTCTAAAATTGATGATGCGGGGACGATGCTGGATGCAGACTCCTCTGATCAGGATCAGGTTGCGCTTTGTGATGGCTTTAAACTTAAGCGTCTAAATAGAGATGCTGGAGCAGCTTCAGGATCTCAAAGCATTCAGGGTGTAAACCGTCATGGTAAGCAAACAAATGTAGATACCATAGACCCGCAAATGATGGAATCATCTTCAGAGCCCCAAAGTAGTTCTGGACGCAATATGCGAAAACCATCTCAAAAGGCACTCCGTACTCTATTTGTAAGTGGGATTCCACAGAAAGACAACAAACCAGAAGCTCTTCTTTCACATTTTCAAAAATTCGGGGAGGTTATCGACATTTACATCCCGATGAATGGTGAACGAGCTTTTGTTCAATTTTCTAAGAGGGAAGAAGCTGAGGCTGCTTTAAAAGCACCAGATGCTGTGATGGGCAACCGCTTTATAAAGCTTTTCTGGGCAAACAGGGATCGCATTATGGATAATGGAGCAAGTGGTAGTAGTAATTTTCCATTAGCCCCCCGCGGTGGGACACGCAGTACGGTTCCACCCCATCTATTGGTTCCTCATAAAAGGAAAGACAATCTGCAGACTGTAGCCCGAAAAACTGCTGAACATGGTACTGTTGCTCCGTTAGCCACCTCTGATCTGCCCAAGCCCGTGGCTCAGAATGGTCTCAAAACTACACCACCTTTGAAGAAAAAACTGGAAACTTTAGAACTTCTGAAGGAAGAAATGCGCAAGAAGCAGGAGATGCTTGAGCAAAAGCGTAATGAGTTCCGACGCAAGTTGGATAAACTTGAGAAGCAA GCTGTGGGTGTGAAAGATGAAGCAGCGCCAGATCAGGCTATGAACAAACCAAAGGGAGGAGGAACAGTTTCCAACTCTGGTAAAGTGGAAAATTCAATCCCCGTAGAACCTAGTAACACTGTGTCATCACCACCATCTGAAGCAACACCAGATAGTAGCAGATCTACAGAGAATGCCGAACCCAATTGTTCAAAATCATCTTCGACTGTTGCAACGCATGACGCTTCAAACTTGAAGCAGTCAATTCGTCCATTGGCACCGGTGGGCGCACCTTTTATCTTAAATAGATACAAACTAGATAACCGCCCCACCGCATTCAAGCTCCTTCCACCTCTACCAAGTGCTCTGGCAAAC gTTGACGTCCTGAAGGAGCACTTTTCTACTTTTGGTGATCCTCCTTCTGTTGAGCTGGAAGATTTGGAACCTCAAGATTGTAATAATGGCACAGAGGTGCAAAATACATCTGCTAAGATATCTTTCCGATCACGTCGTTCTGCTGAAAGAGCATTTCAGAATGGTAAATCCTGGCAAGGCCAAATTCTGCATCTTATGTGGGTGCAATCCAGTAATCCTGCAAAGGATGTTGGTGTTGGAGAAAATGTCACTCCAGCTTCAAAGCAGCCTTCAGATGCTAATGGGCAATCCAATGCAAAAATTGGTGTGGCTGATCTACCGGAAGGAAGTGTGGCAGGGAACCATGAACCTGACAATCAAGGAAGAAGAGAAGATGAATGA